Proteins from a single region of Hordeum vulgare subsp. vulgare chromosome 6H, MorexV3_pseudomolecules_assembly, whole genome shotgun sequence:
- the LOC123402126 gene encoding F-box/LRR-repeat protein At3g59190-like isoform X2: MESTNESSCSLTAVGGRSKAATEYRVENRRGARNQFDGMRKKAAVTREDHISELPDVLLHHVLSFLPVDEAVKTSVLARRWRYLWKHVPVLRLLGPNKKRFTSAEDFDKFVNHLISLRGHLPLVSCEIQAYPTSDDYAGEPDEPLPNIYFDSWIQYALLCKVQVLKIVGDDVGAETELIVPLISQHLMSLEVHHVLVEKDFVDFSSCPMLEELKMQECGLWVRKMSFPSLKRLWLTECNFPEAYRVSISAPSLVSLRLHDSGGKTPLLESMPFLDTASLDLTGRCKDKCRGCGGDQSCEGCHGYPAGSYHSVLLNTLSNVVNLELKDQT; the protein is encoded by the exons ATGGAGTCAACCAATGAGTCGTCTTGCTCTCTCACTGCTGTTGGTGGCCGGAGCAAAGCAGCAACCGAATATCGGGTTGAG AACCGCCGTGGTGCCCGCAACCAGTTTGATGGAATGCGGAAGAAGGCTGCGGTGACCCGTGAGGACCACATCAGTGAACTCCCAGACGTGCTCCTCCACCATGTGCTCTCCTTTTTGCCGGTGGATGAGGCCGTGAAGACATCTGTGCTGGCCCGCCGGTGGCGATACCTCTGGAAGCACGTGCCCGTCCTGCGCCTCCTAGGTCCCAACAAGAAGAGATTCACCAGCGCTGAGGATTTCGATAAATTCGTGAATCATCTCATCTCCCTCCGTGGCCATTTGCCTCTTGTCAGCTGTGAGATCCAAGCCTATCCAACCAGTGATGATTATGctggtgaacctgatgaacctttgCCAAACATATACTTTGATTCGTGGATCCAGTATGCTCTATTGTGCAAGGTTCAGGTGCTCAAAATCGTCGGTGATGATGTGGGAGCGGAAACAGAGCTCATCGTGCCTCTCATCTCCCAGCACCTGATGAGCCTGGAAGTTCACCATGTTCTGGTGGAAAAGGATTTTGTGGATTTCTCAAGCTGTCCGATGTTAGAAGAACTGAAGATGCAGGAATGTGGCCTTTGGGTGCGCAAGATGTCATTTCCATCGCTAAAGCGTTTGTGGCTTACCGAATGCAACTTCCCTGAGGCGTATCGTGTTTCTATTTCTGCACCCAGTCTTGTTTCACTGCGTCTGCATGACAGTGGAGGCAAGACTCCTTTGCTTGAAAGCATGCCATTTCTTGATACAGCATCCCTTGACCTTACTGGTCGATGCAAGGATAAGTGTCGGGGTTGTGGTGGTGATCAAAGCTGTGAAGGTTGTCATGGTTATCCTGCTGGGAGTTATCATAGTGTACTTTTGAATACTTTGTCCAATGTTGTCAATTTGGAGTTGAAAGATCAAACCTGA
- the LOC123402126 gene encoding F-box/LRR-repeat protein At3g59190-like isoform X1 yields MSHREKPSPAAERADHQALAPPPPPRRVPMLPSYWVNLTSGGSSAQNPRQMESTNESSCSLTAVGGRSKAATEYRVENRRGARNQFDGMRKKAAVTREDHISELPDVLLHHVLSFLPVDEAVKTSVLARRWRYLWKHVPVLRLLGPNKKRFTSAEDFDKFVNHLISLRGHLPLVSCEIQAYPTSDDYAGEPDEPLPNIYFDSWIQYALLCKVQVLKIVGDDVGAETELIVPLISQHLMSLEVHHVLVEKDFVDFSSCPMLEELKMQECGLWVRKMSFPSLKRLWLTECNFPEAYRVSISAPSLVSLRLHDSGGKTPLLESMPFLDTASLDLTGRCKDKCRGCGGDQSCEGCHGYPAGSYHSVLLNTLSNVVNLELKDQT; encoded by the exons ATGTCTCACCGGGAGAAGCCATCACCGGCAGCGGAAAGGGCGGATCATCAAGCCCtagcaccgccgcctcctccgcgtCGCGTGCCGATGCTACCGAGCTACTGGGTTAACCTTACCTCCGGCGGCAGCTCTGCGCAGAATCCGCG GCAAATGGAGTCAACCAATGAGTCGTCTTGCTCTCTCACTGCTGTTGGTGGCCGGAGCAAAGCAGCAACCGAATATCGGGTTGAG AACCGCCGTGGTGCCCGCAACCAGTTTGATGGAATGCGGAAGAAGGCTGCGGTGACCCGTGAGGACCACATCAGTGAACTCCCAGACGTGCTCCTCCACCATGTGCTCTCCTTTTTGCCGGTGGATGAGGCCGTGAAGACATCTGTGCTGGCCCGCCGGTGGCGATACCTCTGGAAGCACGTGCCCGTCCTGCGCCTCCTAGGTCCCAACAAGAAGAGATTCACCAGCGCTGAGGATTTCGATAAATTCGTGAATCATCTCATCTCCCTCCGTGGCCATTTGCCTCTTGTCAGCTGTGAGATCCAAGCCTATCCAACCAGTGATGATTATGctggtgaacctgatgaacctttgCCAAACATATACTTTGATTCGTGGATCCAGTATGCTCTATTGTGCAAGGTTCAGGTGCTCAAAATCGTCGGTGATGATGTGGGAGCGGAAACAGAGCTCATCGTGCCTCTCATCTCCCAGCACCTGATGAGCCTGGAAGTTCACCATGTTCTGGTGGAAAAGGATTTTGTGGATTTCTCAAGCTGTCCGATGTTAGAAGAACTGAAGATGCAGGAATGTGGCCTTTGGGTGCGCAAGATGTCATTTCCATCGCTAAAGCGTTTGTGGCTTACCGAATGCAACTTCCCTGAGGCGTATCGTGTTTCTATTTCTGCACCCAGTCTTGTTTCACTGCGTCTGCATGACAGTGGAGGCAAGACTCCTTTGCTTGAAAGCATGCCATTTCTTGATACAGCATCCCTTGACCTTACTGGTCGATGCAAGGATAAGTGTCGGGGTTGTGGTGGTGATCAAAGCTGTGAAGGTTGTCATGGTTATCCTGCTGGGAGTTATCATAGTGTACTTTTGAATACTTTGTCCAATGTTGTCAATTTGGAGTTGAAAGATCAAACCTGA